From Chryseobacterium gallinarum, one genomic window encodes:
- a CDS encoding DUF3408 domain-containing protein codes for MKEEFDLSHYLNHPKDSDGSQILSKIVSKAISTKQEAKQIEQSGQSESSPHSSVSEQTLPSESLSEVKEAVKAEHSKQEKQQEVSSTPKRISHKQRQESLESYREAFLTPHKIIDRKATYLSRSTWERLEFVVRRLGDYGANVSSFLESIALRHLEEYSEDIERWRKL; via the coding sequence ATGAAAGAGGAATTTGATTTATCTCATTACTTGAACCATCCCAAAGACTCCGATGGCTCACAGATACTTTCCAAAATTGTCAGTAAAGCCATCTCTACCAAACAAGAAGCAAAGCAGATAGAGCAATCGGGGCAATCTGAAAGCTCTCCGCATTCCTCCGTCTCCGAGCAAACGTTGCCTTCCGAGTCTTTGAGTGAAGTAAAGGAAGCCGTGAAAGCAGAGCATTCCAAACAGGAAAAGCAACAAGAGGTATCAAGCACTCCGAAACGCATCAGCCACAAGCAACGACAAGAAAGCTTGGAGAGCTATCGGGAAGCTTTTCTCACACCCCATAAAATCATCGACAGAAAGGCAACCTATCTCAGTCGCTCCACGTGGGAACGCTTGGAGTTCGTTGTCCGTCGCTTGGGCGATTACGGGGCGAATGTTTCGAGTTTCTTGGAGAGCATAGCCCTCCGACATTTGGAAGAATACAGCGAGGATATAGAACGCTGGCGCAAACTTTAA
- a CDS encoding toprim domain-containing protein: MNTNNSNPTITAMNNEYYDLQYIKAIPIADYLHACGIKPAKRYNGYALYHALYREDPNASLKVDFRQNLWHDYGTSQGGSIIDLVMKMQGCSAYEAMAHLAEGKAITFASSSFHRETHTGQIRGEQRPSNVRRILFINEELPLYLQNYLREVRRIDLAVASPYLRHIRYEVGGREYSAIGFANRAGGYELRDDKTFKGTIAPKDISLIAGEANNAPHCIFEGFMDFLSLLTMKGKETAPCLVLNSVSNLPRAIAYLHEKGIDSVQAFFDNDQAGRQALHSLQSAGINVEDMSRHYSRYKDLNEYHVAQYSQQQKKLIGNPKITNYQSGESSLEIERGRTVRPVIVKRKLK; this comes from the coding sequence ATGAATACGAACAATTCCAATCCAACGATAACAGCAATGAACAACGAATATTACGACCTACAATACATCAAGGCGATACCGATAGCAGACTATCTGCACGCCTGCGGTATCAAGCCTGCCAAGCGTTACAACGGCTATGCCCTTTATCACGCACTCTACAGAGAAGACCCCAATGCCAGCCTGAAAGTGGACTTTCGGCAAAACTTGTGGCACGACTATGGGACAAGCCAAGGTGGAAGCATCATAGACCTTGTGATGAAGATGCAAGGATGCAGTGCCTACGAAGCAATGGCGCATCTTGCCGAAGGGAAAGCGATAACCTTCGCTTCCTCTTCCTTTCATCGTGAAACTCACACAGGACAGATAAGAGGTGAACAGCGACCAAGTAATGTAAGGCGTATTCTCTTCATCAACGAAGAGTTGCCCCTGTATCTGCAAAACTATCTTCGAGAGGTACGCAGGATAGACCTTGCCGTGGCAAGTCCTTATCTCCGTCATATTCGCTACGAAGTAGGAGGAAGAGAGTATTCTGCCATCGGCTTTGCCAATCGTGCAGGAGGATATGAACTCCGAGACGACAAGACATTCAAGGGAACGATAGCTCCAAAGGATATTTCTCTGATTGCAGGAGAAGCGAACAATGCTCCTCACTGCATCTTTGAGGGCTTTATGGATTTCCTTTCCCTTCTCACGATGAAAGGAAAAGAAACTGCTCCCTGCCTTGTACTGAACTCTGTCAGCAATCTCCCACGAGCCATTGCCTATCTCCACGAGAAAGGTATCGATTCCGTTCAAGCTTTCTTCGATAACGACCAAGCTGGACGACAAGCCCTACATTCTTTACAATCGGCAGGTATCAACGTGGAGGATATGAGCCGACACTATTCCCGATACAAAGACCTCAATGAGTACCACGTTGCTCAATACTCTCAACAGCAGAAAAAGCTAATTGGCAATCCAAAGATTACTAATTACCAATCGGGAGAAAGCTCATTAGAAATCGAGAGAGGGCGAACGGTACGCCCTGTTATTGTCAAACGTAAACTCAAATAA
- a CDS encoding site-specific integrase, whose amino-acid sequence MQREKFKVLLYLKKSGLDKSGQAPIMGRITYGRTMAQFSCKLSCDPDLWNARESRLNGKSREAVATNGKLERLLLSVQSAYRVLCERGAVFTATDIKEQFQGSMQTQITFLERYDRMVKEMEQKVGIEIKATTLNSYYTTRKHLQAFIREKYHTTDISFGQIEEDFLECLQHYSVGKLGHSQGYYRKMALAVKKVCRLAYREGLTERQLFAHVEIERGENKQPRALDRASLDKLQNLTFEPYEVELETARNLFLFSCFTGVPYCDMVILSREHLFTDDEGALWLKFRRQKTNTLCRVKLLPEAVHLIGRYQSDERTTLFAPIAYSAYLVQLKALQLRAGISIPLSAHVGRHTFATLITLERGVPIETVSRMLGHSNIQTTERYAHVTPKKLFDEFDRFLSFTEDLTLTL is encoded by the coding sequence ATGCAAAGAGAAAAATTCAAGGTGTTGCTCTACCTGAAAAAGAGCGGATTGGACAAGTCGGGGCAAGCTCCAATCATGGGGCGGATAACGTACGGGCGAACCATGGCGCAGTTCAGTTGTAAGCTATCGTGCGACCCCGATTTGTGGAATGCTCGTGAGAGCAGACTGAACGGCAAGAGCCGTGAAGCGGTGGCAACGAACGGCAAGTTGGAACGCTTGCTTCTCTCGGTACAGTCGGCTTATCGAGTGCTTTGTGAGCGAGGTGCTGTCTTTACAGCGACAGACATCAAGGAGCAGTTCCAAGGGAGCATGCAAACTCAAATAACCTTTTTGGAGCGATACGACCGAATGGTCAAGGAGATGGAGCAAAAGGTGGGTATAGAAATAAAGGCGACGACTTTAAACAGTTACTACACTACTCGTAAGCATCTGCAAGCCTTTATCCGAGAGAAGTATCACACGACAGATATTTCTTTCGGACAGATAGAGGAAGACTTTTTGGAATGCTTGCAACACTATTCTGTCGGAAAGCTGGGGCATTCGCAAGGTTATTATCGTAAGATGGCTTTAGCGGTGAAGAAAGTCTGCCGTTTGGCGTATCGTGAAGGACTAACCGAACGACAACTATTCGCCCACGTGGAGATAGAACGAGGAGAGAATAAACAACCTCGTGCATTGGACAGAGCTTCATTGGATAAGTTGCAGAACCTGACTTTTGAGCCATATGAAGTGGAGTTGGAAACCGCTCGCAATCTCTTTCTCTTTTCTTGCTTTACGGGTGTTCCTTACTGCGATATGGTCATCCTTAGTCGGGAACATCTCTTTACGGATGATGAGGGGGCGTTGTGGTTGAAGTTCCGCAGACAAAAGACCAATACCCTTTGTCGTGTGAAGCTCTTGCCTGAAGCGGTGCATTTGATAGGGCGGTATCAATCTGACGAACGAACTACGCTCTTTGCACCCATTGCTTATTCGGCTTATCTCGTCCAACTCAAAGCTCTGCAACTTCGAGCAGGTATATCTATTCCTCTTTCGGCACACGTTGGTCGCCATACTTTTGCGACCTTGATTACTTTGGAACGTGGCGTTCCCATTGAAACGGTGAGCCGAATGCTGGGGCACAGCAACATACAAACGACTGAGCGATACGCCCATGTTACCCCGAAAAAGCTCTTCGATGAGTTTGATCGATTTCTCTCTTTCACTGAAGACTTAACCTTAACCTTGTAG
- a CDS encoding patatin-like phospholipase family protein gives MKKITILSLDGGGIRGIITCIILRYIEEQLQYYDKPGAKLGDYFDLVAGSSTGGLIASIILCPDEARKAKYSIQKGLELYAEKGGDIFQVSFWEKLVNPFGLLNERISQEALKKNLNDFFGNLELKELIKPCLITSYDIENRRAKLFNSWEANLSTDNFYVKDICRATSAAPTYFSPVQIKSMYGQIFSLIDGGMFANNPALCAYAEARKVPFAEVLKNHQKANHPGVNDMIIISIGTGVEARPYSFKRLEKAGKIGWVNPIIDILMSANAETVDYQLDQMFQTLGLRNQKNYYRLNPSLKNASPAMDNVRRSNIENLIQAGLSYIDDNRETLNQIVQKLIKNKI, from the coding sequence ATGAAAAAGATAACCATTCTTTCTTTGGACGGGGGTGGAATAAGAGGAATTATTACCTGTATTATTCTACGTTACATAGAAGAACAGCTCCAGTATTATGATAAACCGGGTGCCAAGCTCGGAGATTATTTTGATCTGGTGGCAGGCAGCAGTACAGGAGGACTGATTGCTTCTATTATTCTATGTCCCGATGAAGCCCGGAAAGCAAAATATTCTATCCAGAAAGGATTAGAGTTGTATGCAGAAAAGGGCGGCGACATCTTCCAGGTTTCTTTTTGGGAAAAGCTGGTTAATCCTTTTGGATTATTGAATGAAAGAATTTCGCAAGAAGCGCTTAAAAAAAATTTGAATGACTTTTTTGGAAATTTAGAATTAAAAGAATTAATAAAACCTTGTTTAATTACAAGCTATGATATAGAAAACAGAAGGGCTAAACTTTTCAATTCATGGGAGGCAAACCTCAGCACAGATAATTTTTACGTAAAGGATATATGCAGGGCAACTTCAGCGGCACCTACCTATTTCAGTCCGGTACAGATCAAATCTATGTACGGCCAGATTTTCAGCCTGATCGATGGAGGTATGTTTGCCAACAATCCTGCACTTTGTGCCTATGCAGAAGCCAGAAAAGTTCCTTTTGCAGAAGTATTAAAAAACCATCAGAAAGCCAACCATCCGGGAGTGAATGACATGATCATAATTTCTATCGGAACAGGAGTTGAAGCCAGACCTTATTCTTTCAAGAGACTTGAAAAAGCGGGAAAAATAGGCTGGGTTAATCCGATTATTGACATCCTGATGTCTGCCAATGCAGAAACAGTAGATTACCAGTTGGATCAAATGTTCCAGACTTTAGGGTTAAGAAACCAGAAAAACTATTACCGTTTGAATCCTTCTTTAAAAAATGCTTCTCCTGCAATGGATAACGTGAGGAGATCCAATATTGAAAACCTGATACAAGCCGGTTTGAGCTACATTGATGATAACAGAGAAACACTGAATCAAATTGTTCAGAAACTCATTAAAAACAAAATATAA
- a CDS encoding site-specific integrase: MRSTFKILFYINKNKTKADGTTAILCRITIDGANVVITTGESINPHDWSVKRGETMDKKTNQRLQTFREEIEQGYNTLLYKYGAVSAELLKNYLQGIGRNPTTLLALSTEELNAQRESKSEGTYSNNRYSDRQLNAFVRSRSEEDILLTALTIDFFDDYRFHLKKKGYAPATINKHLCWLSRLMYRAVSQGTIRFNPFEEVKYEAVERKPRFLSKGEVAKLLAFPLQEEGAELSRRMFLFSVFTGLAFADLQSLRASQIETNSEGKRYIRKARQKTEVESLIPLHPIAEQILALYTKEKSKGDYKVFPDTISKGKLSTYLKTIGLACGIRTPLTWHMARHSFGTLTLEAGIPMESIAKMMGHSSIASTQIYAQITDSKISKDMEKLTQKRRG, translated from the coding sequence ATGCGCAGTACATTCAAAATCCTATTCTATATCAATAAAAACAAGACCAAAGCAGACGGCACAACGGCAATCCTTTGTCGTATCACCATTGACGGAGCGAACGTAGTGATAACCACAGGCGAAAGCATCAACCCCCACGATTGGAGCGTGAAGCGAGGGGAAACAATGGACAAGAAGACCAACCAACGCCTACAAACCTTTCGGGAGGAAATCGAACAGGGTTACAATACTTTGCTCTACAAATATGGAGCAGTGAGTGCCGAGCTTCTGAAGAACTACTTACAAGGCATCGGACGGAATCCAACGACACTTCTTGCCCTTAGTACAGAGGAACTCAATGCCCAAAGAGAAAGCAAGAGTGAGGGGACGTATAGCAACAATCGGTATTCCGACAGACAACTCAATGCCTTTGTGCGAAGTCGTAGCGAGGAGGATATTCTCCTAACGGCTCTTACGATAGACTTCTTTGATGATTACCGCTTCCATTTGAAGAAGAAGGGCTACGCTCCTGCAACGATAAACAAGCATCTCTGTTGGTTGAGTCGGTTGATGTACCGAGCTGTCAGCCAAGGGACAATACGCTTCAATCCGTTTGAAGAGGTGAAGTATGAAGCCGTGGAGCGCAAACCTCGTTTCCTGAGCAAGGGCGAGGTGGCAAAGCTCTTGGCATTCCCGTTGCAGGAGGAAGGGGCGGAACTGAGCCGAAGAATGTTTCTTTTCTCTGTCTTTACGGGGTTGGCATTCGCCGACTTGCAGAGCCTCCGAGCTTCGCAAATCGAAACGAACAGCGAGGGGAAGCGATATATCCGCAAGGCAAGACAGAAAACGGAGGTAGAGAGTTTGATACCCCTGCATCCGATAGCGGAGCAGATACTCGCCCTTTACACGAAAGAGAAGAGCAAGGGGGATTACAAGGTATTTCCCGATACGATAAGTAAAGGCAAATTATCCACTTACCTCAAAACGATTGGTTTGGCTTGTGGTATTCGCACTCCGCTAACTTGGCACATGGCACGACATAGCTTCGGCACACTGACTTTAGAGGCAGGTATTCCGATGGAGAGCATTGCCAAAATGATGGGGCATTCCTCTATTGCCAGCACGCAAATCTACGCTCAAATCACGGACAGCAAGATTTCAAAGGATATGGAGAAACTCACACAAAAAAGGAGAGGTTAA
- a CDS encoding YdeI/OmpD-associated family protein — MTEQYSIKVDEYIEKSPDFAKPILTYLREMIHEVCPDAEETIKWKFPTFMYKGKILCSITSFKQYCSLGFWLHQEMKTLKELETSAEKSSMFSLGKITKMEDLPSRHQLKKAIKEAMELTDMGVTMKKAAPSKMEMEVPDYFQSALDTNKKALEVFQKASPSFRKEYISWITEAKTEATRNKRIEQSLEWMAEGKGRNWKYEKKSHKNS, encoded by the coding sequence ATGACAGAGCAATACAGCATAAAAGTTGATGAATACATCGAAAAATCTCCGGATTTTGCTAAACCCATCTTAACCTACCTCCGTGAAATGATTCATGAAGTATGTCCGGATGCGGAAGAAACTATCAAATGGAAGTTTCCCACTTTCATGTATAAAGGAAAAATACTCTGCTCTATTACTTCTTTCAAGCAGTATTGCAGCCTTGGATTCTGGCTTCATCAGGAAATGAAAACGCTGAAAGAACTGGAAACTTCTGCTGAAAAAAGCTCGATGTTCAGTCTGGGAAAAATCACCAAAATGGAAGATCTCCCTTCCAGACATCAGCTCAAAAAGGCTATCAAAGAAGCCATGGAACTTACAGATATGGGGGTTACCATGAAAAAGGCAGCTCCTTCCAAAATGGAAATGGAAGTTCCTGATTATTTTCAGTCTGCCTTAGATACTAATAAAAAAGCGTTGGAAGTTTTTCAGAAAGCATCCCCATCATTCAGAAAGGAATATATCTCCTGGATTACTGAAGCGAAAACAGAAGCTACACGTAATAAAAGAATAGAACAGTCTTTGGAATGGATGGCTGAAGGTAAAGGCCGTAATTGGAAGTACGAAAAAAAATCACACAAAAACTCATGA
- a CDS encoding helix-turn-helix domain-containing protein: MREQFGTKPEVPDLLHNGDVCRILNISKRTLQHYRDTSVLPFIQIGHKCYYKREDVEALLEKSNRKIQ, from the coding sequence ATGCGAGAACAATTCGGAACGAAGCCCGAAGTCCCCGACCTGTTGCACAACGGGGACGTGTGCCGAATACTGAACATCAGCAAGCGAACGCTCCAACACTATCGGGACACGTCCGTGCTGCCCTTTATCCAAATCGGGCATAAATGCTATTACAAACGTGAGGATGTGGAAGCACTCCTCGAAAAGTCGAACCGAAAGATACAATGA
- a CDS encoding plasmid mobilization protein: MKPKTDKEKRDKKSNKTCFLRIRCSEEEKTRIQKRAERTGKKLSEFCREALLTGEIVAVPQLGEHEREAIRVLQRVSYFFSHISNLIKTKDPSWVTIAKNLSCISLHAFERFYSPRYRITDEVYDVLNIKRNDS; encoded by the coding sequence ATGAAACCAAAAACAGATAAAGAGAAACGGGATAAGAAGTCGAATAAGACCTGCTTTCTTCGGATACGTTGCTCCGAAGAGGAGAAAACGAGGATACAAAAGCGAGCGGAACGGACGGGCAAGAAGCTCTCCGAGTTCTGTCGGGAGGCGTTGCTTACGGGGGAGATTGTTGCCGTTCCTCAATTGGGAGAACACGAACGGGAAGCTATTCGGGTCTTGCAACGGGTCAGCTACTTCTTCAGTCATATTTCCAACTTGATTAAGACGAAAGACCCCTCTTGGGTTACTATTGCCAAGAACCTTTCTTGCATCTCGCTACACGCTTTCGAGCGATTTTACAGCCCTCGGTATCGGATTACGGACGAGGTATATGATGTTCTAAATATCAAGCGCAATGATAGCTAA
- a CDS encoding helix-turn-helix domain-containing protein: protein MEHEIVNKETPEMKELISGIREVSKRIREIAQTHRPLFGGEIYLTGREVCERLFVSPRTLQDYRDKGIIPYTQIAGKILYKLSDINRLLQENYRR from the coding sequence ATGGAACACGAAATCGTAAACAAAGAAACACCCGAGATGAAAGAACTCATCTCAGGCATTAGGGAAGTAAGTAAACGTATTCGGGAAATTGCCCAAACGCACCGTCCGCTCTTCGGGGGAGAAATCTACCTCACGGGGCGAGAGGTCTGCGAACGCCTTTTCGTCAGTCCTCGCACCTTGCAAGACTATCGGGACAAGGGCATTATTCCCTACACGCAGATTGCAGGGAAAATACTCTACAAACTTTCCGACATCAACCGACTGCTGCAAGAGAATTATAGGAGATAG
- a CDS encoding Y-family DNA polymerase: protein MYALVDCNNFFVSCERTLDPELEGKPVVVLSNNDGCVVSRSKEAKDLGIPMAAPAFKYKELFQKHDVKSFSAKFELYNYKSQMVINIAKSYVLEHEVYSIDELFLDLTGYKYIDIHEYCLKIKTEIYEKESIPVSIGIAPTKTLCKVANRIVKDFPENFNGVYLLDTPEKIEKALKWLPIEAVWGIGRRLAAKMHDNGVYKAWDLLQKPEMWVRKIMGIHGVRMINELKGIRQLELDTPAPKKSIAVTRSFMEMLTRKEEVRERVETFGMYCSERLRKQNTCCKMITVFVQTNRFRKDLPEYRNAMTRILSNPTNSSILIGRVVNELFEAIYKDGFHYKRAGVIVNDFVPEDQRQISLFEEDIQNQHLPVMRAMDAMNRKYGKDKVRLGSMSGENTFGRAKLSPEYEAFLKNNILPEANFRFH, encoded by the coding sequence ATGTATGCCCTGGTAGATTGCAATAATTTTTTTGTTTCCTGTGAAAGGACCCTGGATCCTGAACTTGAAGGCAAGCCCGTTGTGGTTCTTTCCAACAACGACGGATGCGTTGTGTCCAGAAGTAAAGAGGCAAAAGACCTGGGCATTCCCATGGCTGCCCCGGCTTTCAAATACAAGGAGCTCTTTCAGAAGCATGATGTGAAAAGTTTTTCTGCCAAATTTGAGCTGTACAATTATAAAAGCCAAATGGTTATTAATATTGCCAAATCCTATGTATTGGAACATGAGGTTTACAGTATTGATGAGCTCTTCCTTGATCTTACGGGCTATAAGTATATTGACATCCACGAATATTGTCTTAAAATTAAAACTGAGATCTATGAGAAGGAGAGCATCCCTGTAAGCATAGGTATTGCTCCTACAAAAACCTTATGTAAAGTGGCTAATAGAATTGTAAAAGATTTCCCGGAAAATTTTAATGGAGTTTATCTCCTGGATACTCCTGAAAAAATTGAAAAAGCACTAAAATGGCTGCCAATAGAAGCTGTATGGGGAATAGGAAGAAGATTGGCAGCTAAGATGCACGATAATGGGGTGTACAAGGCATGGGACCTCCTTCAGAAGCCGGAAATGTGGGTACGGAAGATTATGGGGATCCATGGGGTAAGGATGATTAATGAGCTGAAAGGGATCCGGCAATTGGAGCTGGATACTCCTGCTCCCAAAAAATCCATAGCAGTAACCAGAAGTTTTATGGAGATGCTGACCAGAAAGGAGGAGGTGAGAGAACGGGTGGAAACTTTCGGAATGTACTGCTCTGAAAGGCTCAGAAAACAAAATACGTGCTGTAAAATGATCACCGTTTTTGTGCAGACCAACCGCTTCAGAAAGGATCTCCCTGAATACAGGAATGCCATGACCCGTATCCTTTCCAATCCTACCAATTCCTCTATTCTGATAGGAAGGGTAGTGAATGAACTTTTTGAAGCAATCTATAAAGACGGCTTTCATTATAAAAGAGCAGGTGTTATCGTCAATGATTTTGTGCCAGAGGATCAAAGACAAATCAGCCTGTTTGAAGAAGATATACAAAACCAGCATCTTCCCGTTATGAGAGCTATGGATGCTATGAACCGGAAATACGGTAAAGATAAGGTCCGCCTGGGAAGCATGAGTGGTGAAAATACTTTTGGCCGTGCAAAACTTTCCCCGGAATATGAGGCCTTCTTAAAAAATAATATTTTGCCTGAAGCCAATTTCAGGTTTCATTAA
- a CDS encoding M15 family metallopeptidase has protein sequence MDKITLDRIRKLHPVVREEVKQIIKECDEALTGKAKVRITQGLRSFEEQEKLYAIGRITSGRKVTNAKAGQSIHNYGLAVDICLIIDGKAASWDTVKDWDNDKVADWYECVKIFAKHGWDWGGNWKTFKDLPHFEKRMIPSQKGLIKTNWRTLLKMPRDSQNYVIF, from the coding sequence ATGGACAAAATAACATTAGACAGAATCCGGAAGCTTCATCCGGTAGTCCGGGAGGAAGTTAAGCAGATCATTAAAGAATGCGATGAAGCTCTTACCGGAAAAGCCAAGGTAAGAATTACCCAGGGATTAAGATCTTTTGAGGAGCAGGAAAAACTTTATGCAATCGGAAGAATTACCTCGGGAAGAAAGGTAACCAATGCAAAAGCCGGACAGAGTATCCACAATTATGGGCTTGCCGTGGATATCTGCCTGATTATTGATGGAAAAGCAGCAAGCTGGGACACTGTAAAAGATTGGGATAATGATAAAGTAGCCGATTGGTATGAATGCGTAAAAATTTTCGCTAAACATGGATGGGACTGGGGAGGAAACTGGAAGACTTTTAAAGATCTTCCCCATTTTGAAAAAAGGATGATTCCATCGCAAAAAGGCCTTATAAAAACCAACTGGAGAACACTTTTGAAAATGCCCAGGGATTCACAAAATTATGTCATTTTTTAA
- a CDS encoding type 1 glutamine amidotransferase family protein gives MMKQKVLFILLNEYTDWEGAFLSTALHVGVIPGGEIKYEVHTVAPTSDAVRSIGGFRTLPDYSFENMPKDYAALVLIGGNRWTSPEAKLVIPLVQKTLDKGKIVGAICNGASFLCSHGFLNNVKHTGNGLDQLKKWGGSGYTNAENYVEAQAVSDKNIVTANGVGHLEFTREMLLLLKANNPEQIEAWYDFYKNGFVR, from the coding sequence ATGATGAAACAGAAAGTCTTATTTATCTTATTGAATGAATATACCGATTGGGAGGGAGCTTTTCTCTCCACGGCTCTTCACGTGGGTGTGATACCGGGCGGTGAAATAAAATACGAAGTGCATACCGTTGCACCGACATCGGACGCTGTCCGTTCAATTGGAGGTTTCAGAACTTTACCCGATTATTCTTTCGAGAATATGCCGAAAGATTATGCCGCCTTAGTGCTTATCGGTGGCAACCGTTGGACCTCGCCCGAAGCGAAACTTGTCATACCTTTGGTACAGAAGACTTTGGATAAAGGTAAAATTGTCGGGGCAATATGCAATGGTGCTTCATTCCTATGTTCACATGGTTTCTTGAACAACGTAAAACACACAGGCAACGGTCTCGACCAACTCAAAAAATGGGGCGGTTCCGGTTACACTAATGCGGAGAATTATGTGGAAGCACAAGCCGTTAGTGACAAGAATATTGTTACGGCAAATGGTGTAGGGCATTTGGAATTCACTCGTGAGATGCTTCTATTGCTGAAAGCCAACAATCCCGAGCAGATAGAGGCTTGGTACGATTTCTATAAAAATGGTTTCGTGAGATAA
- a CDS encoding VapE domain-containing protein, which produces MKKEEKDNLSKNTQIEEFLSARYEFRYNTVLHRAEYRPRGTDDYTAVDRYRINTLKRALDKEADVQTSPENLYSIIESDFSPRVNPVQTYFQALPLTKGNAEAITALADCVSVTNPEKWKEYLTKWLVAVVANAMDDKQCRNHTCLVLTGEQGKFKTTFLDLLCPPSLSDYRYTGKIYPQEKDVLSLIGQNLIINIDDQLKALNKRDENELKNLITCPQVKYRMPYEKHIEERPHLASFVASVNGNDFLTDPTGSRRFLPFEVLAIEIDRAKSIPMDAVYSEAKTRLNEGFRYWFNDEEIIELHRNSEAFQVYTTEMELLLRYFTFPTEAETATKRFYMTNSEIVGYLSCYTRQSLSTKRMGEALRKAGYTKECRRINGNPVYVYAVRKIYPEQPP; this is translated from the coding sequence ATGAAAAAAGAAGAGAAGGACAACCTCTCCAAGAACACGCAAATAGAAGAGTTCCTTTCGGCTCGTTACGAGTTTCGGTACAATACCGTATTGCACCGAGCGGAGTACCGTCCACGAGGAACGGACGATTATACAGCCGTAGACCGCTACCGTATCAATACCCTCAAACGAGCTTTAGATAAGGAAGCCGATGTACAGACCTCGCCCGAGAACCTGTACAGCATCATCGAAAGCGATTTCTCCCCACGTGTTAATCCTGTACAAACCTATTTCCAAGCCTTACCACTGACGAAAGGAAATGCGGAAGCTATCACCGCCCTTGCCGACTGCGTGAGTGTAACCAATCCCGAGAAGTGGAAAGAATACCTCACCAAGTGGCTGGTTGCGGTGGTCGCCAACGCAATGGACGACAAGCAATGTCGTAACCATACCTGCCTTGTGCTGACAGGTGAGCAGGGAAAATTCAAAACCACGTTCCTTGACCTGCTCTGCCCTCCGTCTCTCTCCGATTACCGCTATACGGGGAAGATATATCCACAGGAGAAGGACGTGCTGAGTCTTATCGGGCAAAACCTTATCATCAATATTGACGACCAACTCAAAGCCCTCAATAAACGGGACGAGAACGAACTGAAGAATCTCATTACCTGTCCGCAGGTGAAGTACCGTATGCCTTACGAGAAGCATATCGAGGAGCGACCCCACTTGGCAAGTTTCGTGGCTTCGGTCAATGGCAACGACTTCCTCACCGACCCGACAGGGAGCAGACGCTTCCTCCCTTTTGAGGTGCTGGCGATAGAGATAGACCGAGCCAAGAGCATTCCGATGGATGCCGTTTACAGCGAAGCCAAGACACGGTTGAATGAAGGGTTTCGCTATTGGTTCAATGATGAAGAGATTATTGAATTGCATAGAAACAGCGAAGCCTTCCAAGTCTATACGACAGAGATGGAACTGTTGCTCCGCTATTTCACCTTTCCCACGGAGGCAGAGACGGCAACAAAACGCTTCTATATGACCAATTCGGAGATAGTGGGTTACCTCTCCTGCTATACCCGACAATCCCTCTCCACCAAACGGATGGGGGAAGCCTTACGAAAGGCTGGCTATACAAAGGAGTGTCGCAGGATAAACGGCAATCCCGTATATGTCTATGCCGTCCGTAAGATTTACCCCGAGCAACCGCCATAG
- a CDS encoding nucleotidyltransferase family protein yields MSRVKPEAIWQHDKVLPYILTILKDKIDDITAVEKIFLFGSRGRIPTEQWNELEGKDWDVLVQAKCKLKNAQVLVDKNYHLDLVVLDEERINTYHNPNNLTMIFPENKLSYLTLKNENNGNI; encoded by the coding sequence ATGAGCCGAGTAAAACCCGAGGCTATCTGGCAGCACGACAAAGTGCTGCCTTATATCCTCACGATCTTAAAGGATAAGATTGATGATATTACTGCCGTTGAGAAAATCTTTCTTTTCGGAAGCAGAGGAAGAATTCCTACAGAACAATGGAATGAATTGGAGGGAAAGGACTGGGATGTCCTGGTGCAGGCAAAATGCAAACTGAAGAATGCCCAGGTTCTTGTGGATAAAAATTATCATTTAGATCTTGTGGTATTGGATGAAGAAAGAATTAACACGTACCACAACCCAAATAATCTCACGATGATTTTCCCGGAAAATAAATTAAGCTATTTAACTCTCAAAAATGAAAACAATGGGAATATTTGA